The following proteins are co-located in the Armatimonadota bacterium genome:
- the uvrC gene encoding excinuclease ABC subunit UvrC yields MPDLPGAYTMRDAEGNVLYVGKARSLRKRLRQHFRENATPYGWSQQLYPRVDDIDYTVTASEVEAFILEANLIKEHKPRYNIRLADDKSYPYLKLTDEVYPRLMILRDLPANARVRVPGRAGARRFHDPHRHEVHGTGSGRIFGPYPDTSAMRRIMQMVPKLFGLRDCRRNLDGTPNGKPCLNLHIGRCVGPCRGEEFVPREQYGAIVEQTVRFLEGKSAEIVRDLEAQMRDASANLDFERAAILRDRIRAVGRVTQDQLMVANENRDQDVIGAAMQEDSALVALLQVRAGRLVKQDQYPFAHAKDRSLSDVVEAFLTQHYARAAYIPPEILVCADIEDEEEWSALLSEARGSKVRVYRPQRGEKRRLMELAVKNAEVGLRAHLQSREARRQASEAALNDLAAALGLPEPPARIECFDISTTQGRHSTGSQVVFTDGLPDKRGYRHYRMTQTEGKPDDYAMMAEMLARRLSRGLQEDPHFLPMPDLILVDGGKGQLSTALEVLRKAGVEHIPVAGLAKQEEEVFVPGRSFPVDMRDHPQGHLLLQRIRDEAHRFAITHHRGLRDAQITRSALEQIPGIGPERRKALLQAFASVQEIAHASVEQLAAVKGMDHRAAQAVLDALTAGPELMAEREEEEEYEGPETGDIEEEQQNGEPT; encoded by the coding sequence GTGCCGGACCTGCCCGGCGCGTACACCATGCGCGACGCCGAGGGCAATGTGCTCTATGTGGGCAAGGCACGCAGCCTGCGCAAGCGTCTGCGGCAGCACTTCCGGGAAAACGCGACTCCGTACGGCTGGTCGCAGCAACTGTACCCCCGCGTGGACGATATTGATTACACGGTCACGGCGTCCGAGGTGGAAGCCTTCATCCTCGAAGCCAATCTCATCAAGGAACACAAGCCGCGCTACAACATCCGCCTCGCGGACGACAAGAGCTACCCTTATCTGAAGCTGACCGACGAGGTCTACCCGCGGCTCATGATTCTGCGCGACCTGCCCGCTAATGCACGGGTCCGTGTGCCCGGTCGTGCGGGAGCAAGGCGTTTCCACGACCCCCATCGCCACGAGGTCCACGGCACCGGGTCCGGGCGCATCTTCGGTCCGTACCCCGACACGTCCGCGATGCGCCGCATCATGCAAATGGTGCCAAAGCTGTTCGGCTTGCGCGATTGCCGTCGCAATCTGGACGGCACGCCCAACGGCAAGCCCTGCCTGAATCTGCACATAGGCCGGTGCGTGGGCCCATGCCGCGGCGAAGAGTTCGTCCCCCGCGAGCAGTACGGCGCCATCGTTGAGCAGACCGTGCGCTTTCTGGAGGGCAAGTCCGCGGAAATCGTGCGCGACCTGGAGGCCCAGATGCGCGACGCGTCGGCGAATCTGGATTTCGAACGCGCAGCCATTCTGCGTGATCGGATCAGAGCCGTGGGCCGGGTCACACAAGATCAGCTCATGGTCGCAAACGAGAACCGCGACCAGGACGTCATCGGCGCAGCGATGCAGGAGGACAGTGCGCTGGTGGCCCTCCTGCAGGTGCGTGCCGGGCGCCTCGTGAAGCAGGATCAGTATCCCTTCGCTCACGCGAAGGACCGCAGCCTGTCCGATGTGGTTGAAGCCTTTCTCACCCAGCACTACGCCCGGGCGGCGTACATTCCCCCGGAGATATTGGTCTGCGCAGATATAGAGGACGAAGAGGAATGGTCCGCGCTACTCAGCGAGGCCCGCGGCTCAAAGGTGCGCGTCTACCGGCCCCAGCGCGGTGAGAAGCGGCGGCTGATGGAGTTGGCGGTGAAGAACGCGGAGGTCGGCCTGCGGGCGCACCTGCAGAGTCGCGAGGCGCGCAGGCAGGCATCGGAAGCGGCGCTCAATGACCTCGCTGCAGCCCTCGGCCTTCCTGAACCGCCCGCGCGGATTGAGTGCTTCGACATTTCCACCACACAGGGGCGTCATTCCACAGGCTCCCAGGTGGTCTTCACCGATGGTCTTCCCGACAAGCGCGGTTACCGTCATTACCGCATGACCCAGACCGAAGGCAAGCCTGACGACTACGCGATGATGGCGGAGATGCTCGCGCGACGGCTGAGCCGAGGACTGCAAGAGGATCCGCACTTCCTGCCGATGCCCGACCTCATTCTCGTGGATGGAGGCAAAGGACAACTCAGCACGGCGCTGGAGGTGCTTCGGAAGGCCGGCGTCGAGCACATTCCGGTAGCCGGGCTTGCGAAGCAGGAAGAAGAAGTGTTCGTTCCCGGCCGCTCCTTCCCCGTGGACATGCGCGATCACCCGCAGGGACATCTGCTGCTGCAGCGCATCCGTGATGAGGCGCACCGTTTCGCCATCACCCACCACCGGGGCCTGCGCGATGCCCAGATCACCCGCTCGGCACTGGAGCAAATCCCGGGGATTGGCCCGGAGCGCCGCAAGGCGCTACTGCAAGCCTTTGCATCGGTTCAGGAGATCGCACACGCATCCGTGGAGCAACTGGCGGCCGTGAAGGGCATGGACCACCGAGCGGCGCAGGCAGTGCTGGACGCACTGACGGCAGGGCCGGAGCTCATGGCTGAGCGGGAGGAGGAAGAGGAGTACGAGGGGCCCGAGACCGGCGACATCGAGGAAGAACAACAGAATGGGGAGCCTACCTGA
- a CDS encoding aconitate hydratase codes for MKGTVVEKILSRHLVSGELTPGAEISIRIAQTLTQDATGTMAYLQFEAMGVPRVKTELSVSYVDHNMLQTGFENADDHLYLRTVAAKHGVYFSRPGNGICHQVHLERFGVPGKTLLGSDSHTPTAGGIGMIGIGAGGLDVACAMAGEPFSLTCPKVVRVELNGALSPWVSAKDVILELLRRLSVKGGVGRIFEYGGPGVGTLSVPERATITNMGAELGATSSVFPSDELTRDFLIAQERGDAWEEFVADADAEYDEIVEIDLSALEPMIARPHSPDNVVAVREVAGTPVDQVCIGSCTNSSLRDMLTVAAALRGKTLPPEVSLAISPGSRQVLEMMARNGALADIIGAGARILESACGPCIGMGLSPMTDSVSVRSFNRNFEGRSGTLSAQVFLASPETCVAAALTGKITDPRELGDAPVVSVPERFDIDDRMIVAPPDDGSDVEVIRGPNIQFVDPRGPIEDTIRCKVLLRLGDNVTTDDIAPAGAKVLPYRSNIPKMAEFAFANVAPDFAEKAREAGAGVILGGDNYGQGSSREHAALVPMYLGVRAVLARSFARIHKANLVNFGIVPMVIDEETYGALSEGDEIELSGVVTGLSSGTVQGRNLATGAEFTARVELTSREIEVLRAGGMLTYVKSRAAGG; via the coding sequence GTGAAGGGCACCGTTGTCGAGAAGATCCTGAGTCGCCACCTGGTCTCCGGGGAGTTGACTCCCGGCGCCGAAATCAGCATCCGCATCGCCCAGACCCTCACCCAGGATGCCACCGGCACCATGGCCTATCTGCAGTTTGAGGCCATGGGTGTGCCGCGGGTCAAGACCGAGCTTTCGGTCAGCTACGTCGACCACAATATGCTTCAGACCGGGTTCGAGAATGCGGACGACCACCTGTACCTGCGCACCGTTGCCGCAAAGCACGGCGTCTACTTCTCGCGTCCCGGAAATGGCATCTGCCACCAGGTGCACCTGGAGCGTTTCGGCGTGCCCGGGAAAACGCTGTTGGGCAGCGACAGCCACACTCCCACCGCTGGCGGCATCGGCATGATCGGCATCGGCGCAGGCGGGCTGGATGTGGCCTGCGCGATGGCTGGCGAACCCTTCTCGCTTACATGCCCGAAGGTCGTGCGGGTGGAGCTCAACGGTGCTCTCAGCCCGTGGGTCTCCGCGAAGGACGTGATCCTCGAACTGCTGCGGCGTCTTTCGGTCAAAGGTGGCGTGGGGCGGATATTCGAGTACGGTGGCCCAGGCGTCGGGACTCTGAGCGTTCCCGAACGCGCTACCATCACCAACATGGGCGCCGAACTGGGCGCCACCTCTTCCGTATTCCCGAGCGACGAGCTCACCCGCGACTTCCTCATTGCCCAGGAACGCGGGGACGCGTGGGAGGAGTTCGTTGCCGATGCGGACGCTGAGTACGATGAGATCGTCGAGATCGATCTCTCCGCGCTGGAGCCCATGATCGCCCGGCCGCACAGTCCGGACAATGTGGTTGCGGTGCGCGAAGTCGCCGGGACCCCGGTGGATCAGGTCTGCATCGGAAGCTGCACCAACTCGTCCCTGCGCGACATGCTCACCGTCGCGGCCGCCCTGCGCGGAAAGACACTGCCGCCCGAGGTCAGCCTGGCCATCTCCCCGGGCTCGCGGCAGGTGCTGGAGATGATGGCACGCAATGGCGCATTGGCAGACATTATTGGTGCGGGAGCGCGGATCCTGGAGAGCGCCTGCGGCCCGTGTATCGGAATGGGCTTGTCGCCGATGACAGATAGCGTCTCGGTACGGAGCTTCAACCGCAATTTCGAGGGACGCAGTGGAACCCTCAGCGCGCAGGTATTCCTGGCCAGCCCCGAGACCTGCGTGGCAGCGGCGCTGACTGGGAAGATCACCGACCCGCGCGAGCTTGGCGATGCCCCGGTGGTCAGCGTTCCGGAACGCTTCGATATCGACGATCGCATGATCGTCGCGCCGCCCGATGATGGCTCCGACGTCGAGGTCATCCGGGGCCCCAACATCCAGTTCGTTGACCCGCGCGGGCCGATCGAAGACACCATCCGATGCAAGGTGCTCCTGCGCCTGGGCGATAACGTGACCACCGACGACATCGCCCCCGCGGGTGCCAAGGTGCTGCCTTACCGGAGCAATATTCCGAAGATGGCCGAGTTCGCCTTCGCCAACGTCGCGCCGGATTTCGCCGAGAAGGCCCGTGAGGCCGGCGCCGGCGTGATCCTCGGCGGCGACAATTACGGCCAGGGCTCCAGCCGTGAGCACGCCGCGCTCGTACCCATGTACCTCGGCGTGAGGGCGGTCCTGGCCCGATCATTCGCCCGTATCCACAAAGCCAATCTCGTGAACTTCGGCATCGTACCGATGGTCATTGACGAAGAGACTTACGGAGCGCTCAGCGAGGGGGATGAAATCGAGTTGAGCGGCGTGGTGACCGGCCTGAGCAGCGGAACCGTGCAGGGCCGGAACCTCGCGACCGGCGCAGAGTTCACAGCGAGAGTGGAACTGACCTCGCGCGAGATCGAGGTCCTCAGGGCTGGCGGGATGCTGACCTACGTGAAGTCCCGCGCAGCCGGCGGGTAG
- a CDS encoding ABC-F family ATP-binding cassette domain-containing protein yields MPLISVHNLTKYYGTDLILDGVSLSIDNRDRVGLIGANGSGKTTLCRILVGLESYEDNAQIHKARGMTVGYLSQDVDFGGAITPWEVVMAVYGEMRRREEEIRRLEEAMSAETDSNQLAELLEEHERLTAHHIAAGGYEYERRAASVLTGLGVPEADFHRDIYSFSGGEQRRVALAQLLLKEPDLVLLDEPTNHLDIQGIEWLEGYLKSYPGAVVCISHDRRFLDSVARRILELEACDLTEYRGGYSDYLHQKEERLLTYSRQYERQQQELKKQMAFIRWALGTQQEKKVRAAKSRLKLLSKMEYLDPPPAQARQMNLRFEPKMRGGEEILELTRVGMSFGERRLFSDINLFVRRGERVGIVGPNGCGKTTLLQIMLGRLQPTEGRARLGKSVEIGYHRQDEFGLTPDHTVFQEFRQILPTADQGEIRSLLARFLFVEDDVFKRVGDLSGGEQSRLSLAKLILMQPTVLVLDEPTNHLDIDSRNALEHALRDYRGTVIVVSHDRYFLDNVVNRVLVMGGGTAVVHQGNYASYVAKREAIQQEREAQRREREEQERRDRQRQERLARQNRKDKRAQSGQEQLPTAEELEERAAYLEKQLEKVHRILGDPATYDQPVRAQALNAEHEKLSAELQTVYELWERVAAEED; encoded by the coding sequence ATGCCGCTCATCAGCGTCCACAATCTGACCAAGTACTATGGCACCGATCTTATCCTGGACGGTGTCTCGCTGAGTATTGACAACCGGGATCGCGTCGGGCTCATCGGCGCGAACGGGAGCGGCAAGACCACGTTGTGCCGAATTCTGGTGGGACTGGAGTCCTATGAGGACAATGCCCAGATTCACAAGGCCAGGGGCATGACGGTGGGCTATCTTTCGCAGGACGTTGATTTCGGCGGTGCCATCACGCCGTGGGAAGTGGTCATGGCAGTGTACGGCGAGATGCGCCGGCGTGAGGAGGAGATCCGCAGGCTCGAAGAGGCGATGTCCGCGGAGACGGACAGCAACCAGCTTGCGGAGTTGCTGGAAGAACACGAGCGCCTTACCGCGCACCACATCGCCGCCGGCGGGTACGAGTATGAGCGCCGCGCGGCCAGTGTCCTCACTGGCCTCGGAGTGCCGGAAGCTGATTTCCACCGAGACATCTATAGTTTCAGCGGCGGTGAGCAGCGCCGGGTTGCGCTGGCCCAGTTGCTGCTCAAGGAACCGGACCTGGTGCTCCTGGACGAACCCACGAACCACCTGGACATTCAGGGCATCGAGTGGCTGGAGGGGTATCTCAAGAGCTATCCCGGGGCTGTGGTCTGCATCTCCCACGACCGACGTTTCCTGGATTCGGTGGCGCGGCGTATCCTGGAACTGGAAGCCTGCGACCTGACGGAGTACCGGGGCGGCTACTCGGACTACCTGCATCAGAAGGAAGAGCGCCTGCTCACGTACAGCCGCCAGTATGAGCGACAGCAGCAGGAGCTGAAAAAGCAGATGGCCTTCATCCGCTGGGCGCTGGGGACCCAGCAGGAGAAGAAAGTGCGCGCGGCCAAGAGCCGATTGAAGCTGCTGTCGAAGATGGAGTATCTCGATCCCCCGCCGGCACAGGCGCGGCAGATGAATCTGCGATTTGAGCCGAAAATGCGGGGCGGCGAGGAAATCCTGGAGCTCACCCGCGTGGGCATGAGTTTCGGCGAGCGCAGGCTGTTCTCCGACATCAACCTGTTCGTACGGCGCGGCGAACGGGTGGGAATTGTTGGTCCGAACGGGTGCGGCAAGACAACGTTGCTGCAGATCATGCTGGGCAGACTGCAACCCACCGAGGGCAGAGCACGACTGGGAAAGAGCGTGGAGATCGGCTATCACCGCCAGGATGAATTCGGCCTGACGCCGGACCACACCGTCTTCCAGGAGTTCCGCCAGATCCTGCCCACCGCTGACCAGGGCGAGATCCGCAGCCTTCTGGCGCGCTTCCTGTTCGTCGAAGATGACGTGTTCAAACGGGTCGGGGACCTGTCCGGCGGCGAGCAGAGCCGCCTGTCGCTTGCCAAGCTGATCCTTATGCAGCCCACGGTGCTTGTTCTCGACGAGCCCACCAACCACTTGGACATCGACTCGCGCAATGCCCTGGAACACGCGCTCAGAGACTACCGGGGCACAGTGATTGTGGTCTCTCACGACCGCTACTTCCTGGACAATGTGGTCAACCGCGTGTTGGTGATGGGTGGCGGCACGGCCGTGGTTCACCAAGGCAATTACGCATCATACGTTGCCAAGCGCGAGGCGATCCAGCAGGAGCGGGAAGCCCAGCGGCGCGAGCGCGAGGAACAGGAACGCCGCGACCGACAGCGCCAGGAGCGACTCGCGCGGCAGAACCGCAAGGACAAGCGAGCGCAATCCGGACAGGAGCAGCTGCCCACAGCGGAAGAGCTGGAGGAGCGCGCGGCGTACCTGGAGAAGCAGCTTGAGAAGGTGCACCGGATTCTCGGCGACCCGGCCACCTATGACCAGCCGGTGCGCGCCCAGGCGCTGAATGCCGAGCATGAAAAGCTCAGCGCAGAGTTGCAGACCGTGTATGAACTCTGGGAGCGGGTGGCGGCGGAGGAAGACTAG
- a CDS encoding GDP-mannose 4,6-dehydratase: MFGGFYEGKNVLVTGLTGAKGTWVGWYLLQAGAAKIIGVDNARSPEGSCFSRCGLAQDPRVVLHTEDVRMADHLTEIAEKEQADAALHLAAMAIVGECQRSPLETYSVNAIGTASFMETVWRTGIERAVVITTDKVYRDKGGEPWVEDDALVASGPYAVSKACADLIARDYYQMYLKPAGKRFAIARAGNVLVPGDRHKGRIFVDIADALAAGEPPVIMNPAFTRPYTFVGDTVSGYLWLLSQSDRPDVDGEAFNFGPIEERGVPNADLATKMCELWGSGITWKRGTPRDEPFAHQSLDCTKARERLHWQAAYTLDQGLAELVTFEKALAAGAAPHELRALALRIVGDHARAAARQGIAWAA; this comes from the coding sequence ATGTTCGGCGGCTTCTATGAAGGCAAGAACGTGCTGGTCACCGGACTGACTGGTGCGAAGGGAACCTGGGTTGGCTGGTACCTGCTGCAGGCCGGAGCCGCGAAGATCATCGGCGTGGACAACGCGCGTAGCCCTGAGGGCTCTTGTTTCTCGCGCTGCGGGCTGGCCCAGGACCCGCGCGTCGTCCTGCATACTGAAGACGTGCGCATGGCGGATCACCTCACGGAAATCGCCGAAAAGGAGCAGGCGGACGCCGCCCTGCACCTGGCCGCGATGGCCATCGTTGGAGAGTGCCAACGCAGCCCGTTGGAGACGTACTCGGTCAATGCAATCGGCACCGCATCGTTCATGGAAACCGTCTGGCGCACGGGGATTGAACGCGCGGTTGTCATCACCACAGACAAGGTGTACCGGGACAAGGGCGGCGAGCCCTGGGTGGAGGACGACGCGCTGGTGGCGAGTGGCCCGTATGCGGTATCCAAGGCTTGCGCAGACCTCATTGCTCGTGACTATTACCAGATGTACCTGAAGCCCGCGGGCAAGCGGTTCGCCATTGCCCGCGCGGGGAACGTGCTGGTGCCGGGCGACCGCCATAAGGGACGGATTTTCGTGGACATCGCCGACGCCCTGGCGGCAGGCGAGCCGCCGGTCATCATGAACCCCGCGTTCACCCGACCCTACACTTTCGTGGGGGATACGGTGAGTGGATACCTGTGGCTTCTCTCCCAGTCTGACCGGCCGGATGTTGATGGCGAGGCCTTCAACTTTGGCCCAATCGAAGAGCGCGGGGTGCCCAACGCGGATCTTGCGACAAAGATGTGCGAACTGTGGGGCTCGGGCATCACCTGGAAACGCGGAACCCCGCGGGACGAGCCTTTCGCGCACCAGAGCCTGGACTGCACGAAGGCCAGGGAACGCCTGCACTGGCAGGCGGCATACACGCTTGACCAAGGGCTCGCGGAGCTGGTCACCTTCGAGAAAGCGCTGGCCGCAGGCGCCGCCCCGCACGAGTTGCGGGCACTTGCCCTGCGGATCGTCGGGGACCACGCAAGAGCCGCCGCCAGGCAGGGGATCGCCTGGGCGGCCTGA
- a CDS encoding discoidin domain-containing protein yields the protein MPALLLALLCCAACSAAPIQVGDDSFSIYLAEDGAISSVRSWGQEVLAPGSLGTLTIYDVSGKQGSATLRGSVAVGETGIAASYPCDQFGLDVDAVYTAGPLSTVGITLTVRDRTGQDRGLALEFGLPVGAQGWKWWDDPDTWRVTEAGQQYANVTRLRGLPGLPEFDDKANLASFGHYSWYPVAAITGRTGLGLAKPPRDACLFRFGFDGRRGVLYSAWDFALSPDTREPGTARFSLVLLPLRSENGFRGALASLYALWPEDFRARVPSFGAWMPFDRLSEIPDVDEFGFAYQEGAPEPGFDDELGVSSFIYFHCAGEFADIPGYTRDQPLPPYEQQLAALNKVAKGRTGIDDVWGITGIQNPDGTVNILPERVYGHIFSQPCVDPDLPYGRAMVQRLVERVMEKPSPVGVDGCYYDGIAVGLDYSREHFRVADNPLLWDASLQRPVAYNFFASLEWARAIADTLHPAGKLTMLNDSSMTSFSYAFPYLDVLGAEGGWVNSDESFLRARAYSYQKPFCTLLKTDYSKHPQARIESYMRSCMAFGVLPGFFDISPSGANPGSSYWDHPEWYNRDRSLFRRYMPLCAELCRAGWEPMRMASSLTTGAEIERFGGGASGTADGVVYFTIRRDPTEGPSTVSIDLSAGLACLKARGVCALDLIKGQVLPIQEGRLEVEVPPAEVGVIAVGTPAQLSARCLDALARMIGARQQYQAATESARKMLTGWTPYMTGGELDYTVAHTGQASLRAALADPKQMAGATQVLNLNQSEPEDLIIRGASRAQEVSGNKDSGYSVYVDCYYHNGEKLYGNTIQFSPGTHDWEVGEIRIHPEATLSTVNVYCMFRGHTGTVWFDDLFVARASDPERNLLKSPGFEPAQATVTNDAVRDAFAQLDSRREQALKLVANPNADGLTELAAATQGDLARFDALEARDAGARARRDLVEAADLARLALIAFTGNTEAALWPQRLTEPCPLVSTAPGPAAPIWWVVDQTTGVPAGTRLSVDSNFSGYQPDVLADGRINPDTPDWTRVAWASADDPRPHWIRMDFPAPQRVGKVTVHWALDGGKRYRSRDVRVEVREGEGWKAVELDERGVDTKDERTVFSFEPVVVDSLRIYQPAHGGPADRPDILWVTEVQVE from the coding sequence ATGCCTGCTCTCCTCCTCGCTCTCCTGTGCTGCGCCGCCTGTTCCGCTGCCCCCATCCAGGTGGGGGATGACTCCTTCAGCATCTACCTCGCAGAAGACGGGGCGATCAGTTCCGTCCGCTCGTGGGGGCAGGAAGTTCTCGCCCCCGGCTCTTTGGGGACTCTCACCATATATGATGTCTCCGGCAAGCAGGGTTCGGCGACTCTGCGCGGCTCGGTGGCGGTGGGGGAGACGGGCATCGCCGCCAGCTACCCTTGCGACCAATTCGGACTGGACGTGGATGCCGTCTACACCGCCGGGCCGCTGAGCACGGTGGGCATCACTCTCACGGTTCGGGACCGCACAGGGCAGGATCGGGGTCTTGCGCTGGAGTTCGGCCTGCCCGTAGGTGCTCAGGGCTGGAAATGGTGGGATGACCCCGACACCTGGCGGGTCACCGAGGCAGGGCAGCAGTACGCGAATGTCACCCGCCTACGTGGCCTGCCCGGGTTGCCCGAGTTCGATGACAAGGCGAATCTGGCCAGTTTCGGGCACTACTCGTGGTACCCGGTGGCCGCCATTACCGGCCGTACGGGCCTGGGACTGGCCAAGCCCCCGCGAGATGCCTGTCTGTTCCGCTTCGGCTTCGACGGTCGCCGTGGCGTGCTGTATTCGGCCTGGGATTTCGCCCTGAGCCCCGACACCCGCGAGCCCGGCACGGCCCGGTTCTCCCTGGTACTGCTTCCCCTGCGCTCCGAGAACGGGTTCCGCGGTGCGCTTGCGTCGCTCTATGCGCTTTGGCCCGAAGACTTCCGGGCCCGCGTCCCGTCCTTCGGCGCCTGGATGCCCTTTGACCGACTCAGCGAAATTCCCGACGTGGATGAGTTCGGCTTCGCTTACCAGGAAGGCGCGCCTGAGCCCGGGTTCGACGATGAGCTGGGTGTCTCCAGTTTCATCTATTTCCACTGCGCGGGGGAGTTCGCCGACATCCCCGGGTACACGCGCGACCAGCCACTTCCGCCGTACGAACAGCAGCTGGCGGCACTCAACAAGGTCGCCAAGGGACGCACCGGGATCGATGATGTGTGGGGTATCACCGGGATACAGAACCCGGACGGCACGGTGAACATCCTGCCTGAGCGCGTCTACGGGCATATCTTCAGCCAACCCTGCGTCGACCCGGACCTGCCCTACGGGAGGGCCATGGTGCAGCGCCTGGTGGAGCGGGTGATGGAGAAGCCATCGCCCGTCGGGGTGGATGGGTGCTATTACGACGGCATCGCAGTGGGGTTGGACTACTCCCGCGAGCACTTCCGGGTGGCCGACAACCCGCTCCTGTGGGATGCGTCGCTGCAGCGGCCGGTCGCGTACAACTTCTTCGCGTCTCTGGAGTGGGCGCGGGCCATCGCCGACACGCTCCATCCCGCGGGCAAGCTGACGATGCTCAACGATTCGTCCATGACTTCCTTCAGCTATGCGTTCCCGTACCTGGATGTGCTGGGCGCTGAAGGCGGCTGGGTCAACTCCGACGAGAGCTTCCTGCGCGCAAGGGCGTACTCGTACCAGAAGCCCTTCTGCACCCTGCTGAAGACGGACTACAGCAAGCACCCGCAGGCACGGATCGAGTCGTACATGCGCAGTTGCATGGCCTTCGGAGTACTTCCCGGGTTCTTCGACATCAGCCCCAGCGGCGCGAACCCCGGCTCCAGCTACTGGGATCACCCCGAGTGGTACAACCGTGACCGCTCCCTGTTTAGGCGCTACATGCCGCTTTGCGCCGAGTTGTGCCGAGCGGGCTGGGAGCCGATGCGTATGGCCTCGAGCCTTACCACAGGGGCCGAGATTGAACGCTTCGGCGGCGGGGCAAGCGGCACGGCGGATGGCGTCGTCTATTTCACGATTCGCCGCGACCCCACGGAGGGGCCGTCCACAGTGAGCATCGACCTGTCGGCAGGTCTGGCCTGCCTGAAGGCGCGCGGTGTCTGCGCCCTGGACCTCATCAAGGGACAGGTGCTTCCCATCCAGGAGGGACGGCTCGAGGTCGAGGTGCCTCCGGCCGAGGTGGGTGTGATTGCGGTAGGGACGCCGGCGCAGCTTTCCGCGCGCTGCCTGGACGCGCTGGCCCGGATGATCGGGGCGCGACAGCAGTACCAGGCCGCGACGGAATCTGCCCGCAAGATGCTCACGGGCTGGACGCCCTACATGACCGGTGGGGAACTGGACTACACCGTGGCCCACACCGGTCAGGCGTCTCTGCGTGCCGCACTTGCGGACCCGAAACAGATGGCCGGGGCAACCCAGGTGCTGAACCTCAACCAGAGCGAGCCGGAGGACCTCATCATCAGGGGCGCATCCCGGGCGCAGGAGGTGTCCGGCAACAAGGACAGCGGTTACAGCGTATACGTGGACTGTTATTACCACAACGGTGAAAAGCTCTACGGGAACACCATCCAGTTCTCGCCCGGCACCCACGACTGGGAAGTGGGGGAGATCCGTATTCACCCGGAAGCCACCCTCAGCACGGTCAATGTCTACTGCATGTTCCGCGGGCATACCGGGACGGTCTGGTTCGATGACCTCTTCGTGGCGCGGGCGTCTGACCCGGAGAGGAACCTGCTGAAGAGCCCGGGCTTCGAGCCCGCACAGGCCACCGTCACAAATGACGCAGTCAGGGACGCCTTCGCGCAGCTCGATTCGCGGCGTGAGCAGGCGCTCAAGCTCGTGGCCAATCCCAATGCTGACGGACTGACCGAACTGGCTGCGGCGACGCAAGGCGACCTGGCGCGTTTCGACGCGTTGGAAGCCCGGGACGCGGGCGCTCGCGCGCGCAGAGACCTGGTGGAAGCGGCGGACCTCGCCCGTCTGGCGCTGATCGCGTTCACGGGGAATACAGAGGCAGCCCTCTGGCCTCAGCGGCTCACCGAGCCCTGCCCATTGGTATCAACCGCTCCCGGGCCAGCCGCTCCGATCTGGTGGGTGGTAGACCAGACCACGGGCGTCCCTGCGGGCACTCGCCTATCGGTGGACAGCAATTTTAGCGGGTATCAGCCCGACGTCCTTGCCGATGGCCGCATCAACCCGGATACCCCGGACTGGACCCGGGTTGCCTGGGCATCGGCCGACGATCCGCGCCCACACTGGATCCGCATGGATTTCCCGGCGCCGCAGAGAGTGGGCAAGGTGACGGTGCACTGGGCACTTGACGGTGGTAAGCGTTACCGGTCCAGGGACGTGCGGGTGGAAGTGCGCGAAGGGGAGGGCTGGAAGGCGGTTGAGCTCGATGAAAGGGGCGTTGACACGAAGGACGAGCGGACTGTCTTCTCCTTCGAGCCTGTGGTGGTGGACTCCCTGCGCATTTACCAACCCGCGCATGGAGGACCGGCGGACCGCCCCGATATCCTGTGGGTGACCGAAGTTCAGGTGGAGTAG
- a CDS encoding SEC-C domain-containing protein yields MGVIEFLNRLFPPREPDTTREVGRNEPCWCGSGRKYKSCHLQADQKKQQSR; encoded by the coding sequence ATGGGCGTCATCGAGTTCCTCAACCGCCTGTTCCCACCCCGCGAGCCCGACACAACACGCGAAGTCGGGCGCAATGAACCGTGCTGGTGCGGAAGCGGGCGCAAGTACAAGTCCTGTCATCTTCAGGCCGACCAAAAGAAACAGCAATCCCGCTGA